A genomic window from Terriglobia bacterium includes:
- a CDS encoding CoA-acylating methylmalonate-semialdehyde dehydrogenase: MSSAVTTQVKELQNYIGGSWQRSSAAEYSSVTNPATAEILARTPLSTATDVDAAVEAAAAAFPAWRRTPPGERIQYLFKLKNLLEEHIDELARLITLENGKTFAEGKAELRRGIENVEVACGIPMMMQGYNLEDVTPGVDETLIRQPLGVVAAITPFNFPAMIPFWFLPYAIACGNTFVLKTSERVPLTMIRAYELLEETGLPKGVANLVNGGRSVVDALCDHPQVRAISFVGSTPVAKHVYLRAAASGKRMQCQGGAKNHVIVLPDADMDLARQIISDSAFGCAGQRCLAVSVAVTIGEAQKTFRDAIADAAAAIRIGSGLDAGVQMGPVISKESKQRIESLIGTGVQEGAKPLVDGRNAKVAGHEEGHFLKPTVLDGLSATSSLAHTEIFGPVLSLIHANSMDEAFEFLRRSPYGNQASLFTGSGAAARRFRYEAPAGNIGINIGVAAPMAYFPFSGWKESFFGILHGQGRDAVEFYTESKVVIERWSRQETRKF, encoded by the coding sequence ATGAGCAGTGCCGTTACCACGCAAGTGAAAGAACTGCAGAATTACATCGGCGGGAGCTGGCAGCGCTCCAGCGCCGCCGAATATTCCAGTGTCACCAATCCGGCTACCGCCGAGATCCTCGCGCGCACCCCGCTTTCCACCGCCACCGACGTGGACGCCGCGGTGGAGGCAGCCGCCGCGGCCTTTCCGGCCTGGCGCCGCACGCCCCCCGGCGAACGCATCCAGTACCTTTTCAAGCTGAAAAACCTGCTCGAAGAGCACATCGACGAGCTGGCCAGGCTCATCACGCTGGAAAACGGCAAGACCTTCGCCGAAGGCAAGGCTGAGCTGCGCCGGGGCATCGAAAACGTGGAAGTAGCCTGCGGCATTCCCATGATGATGCAGGGTTACAACCTGGAAGACGTCACTCCCGGCGTGGACGAGACGCTCATCCGCCAGCCGCTCGGTGTCGTCGCGGCTATTACTCCTTTCAATTTTCCGGCGATGATTCCGTTCTGGTTTCTGCCCTATGCCATTGCCTGCGGCAATACTTTCGTGCTGAAAACTTCGGAGCGCGTGCCGCTCACGATGATCCGCGCCTACGAGCTCCTGGAAGAGACCGGCCTGCCCAAGGGGGTGGCCAATCTGGTGAATGGCGGGCGGAGCGTCGTGGACGCGCTGTGCGATCACCCGCAGGTGCGCGCCATCAGCTTCGTGGGCTCCACGCCGGTGGCCAAGCACGTCTACCTGCGCGCCGCGGCCAGCGGCAAGCGCATGCAGTGCCAGGGCGGAGCCAAGAACCATGTCATCGTCCTGCCCGACGCGGACATGGACCTGGCCAGGCAGATCATCAGTGACAGCGCCTTCGGCTGCGCGGGGCAGCGCTGCCTGGCCGTTTCCGTGGCCGTCACCATCGGTGAAGCGCAGAAGACGTTCCGCGACGCCATCGCGGATGCCGCCGCGGCCATCCGCATCGGCAGCGGCCTTGACGCCGGCGTGCAGATGGGGCCGGTCATTTCCAAAGAGAGCAAACAGCGCATCGAGTCGCTCATCGGCACGGGCGTGCAGGAAGGCGCCAAGCCGCTGGTGGACGGACGCAACGCCAAAGTCGCCGGCCACGAGGAAGGACATTTTCTGAAGCCCACGGTTCTCGACGGCCTTTCCGCGACCAGCAGCCTCGCGCACACGGAGATTTTCGGTCCGGTGCTGAGCTTGATCCATGCCAACTCCATGGACGAAGCGTTCGAATTCCTCCGCCGCAGCCCGTATGGCAACCAGGCGTCCCTGTTTACCGGCAGCGGCGCCGCCGCGCGGCGTTTCCGCTACGAAGCGCCCGCCGGAAACATCGGCATCAACATCGGCGTGGCCGCGCCCATGGCCTACTTCCCGTTCAGCGGCTGGAAGGAAAGCTTCTTCGGGATTCTGCACGGGCAGGGGCGCGACGCGGTGGAGTTCTACACCGAGTCCAAGGTCGTGATCGAGCGCTGGTCGCGACAAGAGACGCGCAAGTTCTAG
- a CDS encoding Hsp20/alpha crystallin family protein has protein sequence MIETTERKSASLLPVPFEEIEDWPARMQEFFDMIARRPFELLETRPRMWREFESFFRPDAEVLHPVHVRLFETDEDLVLHAEVPGFTEKDLNVTVEPGRIIIAGKREHKEEKEFKETKGEKKELTPYYKERYVNQIYRSVKLPMDIRAEGVKATLKNGILELTLPKVAPVKKVHVEVKTA, from the coding sequence ATGATCGAGACCACGGAAAGGAAGTCTGCCAGCTTGTTGCCGGTGCCCTTCGAGGAAATCGAAGATTGGCCGGCACGCATGCAGGAATTTTTTGACATGATCGCCCGCAGGCCGTTCGAGCTTCTGGAGACACGGCCGCGTATGTGGCGGGAGTTCGAAAGCTTTTTCCGGCCGGATGCGGAAGTGCTGCATCCCGTGCACGTCCGGCTGTTTGAGACTGACGAAGATCTGGTGCTCCACGCCGAAGTCCCGGGTTTCACCGAGAAGGATCTGAACGTCACGGTCGAGCCTGGCCGCATAATCATCGCGGGCAAGCGCGAGCACAAGGAAGAGAAGGAATTCAAGGAAACCAAGGGAGAGAAGAAGGAACTGACCCCTTACTACAAGGAACGGTACGTCAACCAGATCTATCGTTCCGTGAAACTGCCGATGGATATCCGGGCGGAAGGCGTGAAGGCCACGCTGAAGAACGGCATCCTGGAGCTCACACTGCCCAAGGTGGCCCCAGTGAAAAAGGTTCACGTGGAAGTGAAGACCGCATAA
- a CDS encoding hydrogenase maturation protease, with translation MMERVLLLACGNPLRGDDAAGWWIAEAVRERLSSAEIEVAACQQLTPEMAERVSHAECVIFVDATASAQPGSVSFEPLAEARAAPAALTHHLHPAALLELARLLYGRTPRRAFALLIGGQSFSLAQELSEPARRALPEAIRKIEAFVTQRTAKSLADGI, from the coding sequence TTGATGGAACGCGTGCTGCTTCTGGCGTGCGGCAATCCGCTGCGCGGCGACGATGCCGCAGGCTGGTGGATCGCCGAAGCGGTCAGAGAAAGGCTCTCGTCTGCGGAGATCGAGGTTGCGGCCTGCCAGCAATTGACCCCGGAGATGGCGGAACGTGTAAGCCACGCCGAGTGCGTGATTTTTGTGGACGCCACCGCCAGCGCACAGCCGGGTTCCGTGTCATTCGAGCCCCTCGCTGAGGCCCGCGCCGCTCCGGCAGCGCTAACTCATCATCTGCATCCCGCGGCGCTACTCGAACTGGCGCGCTTGCTTTATGGCCGGACGCCGCGCCGCGCCTTCGCCTTGCTCATTGGCGGGCAGTCCTTCTCGCTGGCGCAAGAGTTGTCTGAACCCGCGCGGCGCGCCCTGCCCGAAGCGATTAGGAAGATAGAAGCCTTTGTGACGCAGCGCACAGCAAAAAGCCTGGCAGATGGGATTTGA
- a CDS encoding HAD-IA family hydrolase yields the protein MDGEDFQERHERSFPAFDSGGTTLNEYLDQTLFYRPRPFTREEFTAFMFAQSKEYPESRAILAALAATGNYFIGAINNEPLELNQYRIETFQLRKDFVVFFSSCFIGVRKPDPAIFRVALQASQRSPEECVFIDDRPLNLESPRRMGLNVIHYQNPGQLRTELAGLGVEVPHR from the coding sequence TTGGACGGGGAGGACTTTCAGGAGCGCCACGAGCGGAGTTTCCCCGCCTTCGATAGCGGAGGGACAACTCTAAACGAATATCTCGATCAAACCCTGTTCTATCGTCCGCGTCCCTTCACTCGGGAAGAATTCACGGCCTTCATGTTTGCCCAGTCGAAGGAGTATCCCGAGAGCCGCGCAATCCTGGCCGCATTAGCGGCCACGGGGAACTATTTCATCGGTGCGATCAATAACGAGCCTCTGGAGCTGAACCAGTACCGCATCGAGACTTTTCAACTCCGGAAGGATTTCGTTGTATTCTTCAGCTCGTGTTTCATCGGCGTGCGCAAGCCCGATCCGGCCATTTTCCGGGTGGCGCTCCAGGCAAGCCAGCGCTCGCCCGAGGAATGCGTATTCATCGATGATCGTCCTCTCAACCTGGAAAGCCCGCGCCGCATGGGACTGAACGTGATTCACTATCAAAACCCCGGGCAGTTACGGACGGAATTGGCCGGGCTGGGCGTCGAGGTTCCGCACCGCTAA
- a CDS encoding ATP-grasp domain-containing protein — protein sequence MHQDANNKKRLLLFTSKLGYQTRSFAEAAQKLGAELVFVTDRCGRLDDPWGDHAIPVHFEKPEAAAAAVLQAQRGQALNGVLALGDRPALAAAYAARGLGVLHNHPASVEACRSKQRMREVFREAGMRVPWFRALPLTPAPEPALAGITFPCVLKPLSLSASTGVIRANSREEFLTAAERIRRLLESPEVQATHEPHLDRILVEGYIPGREVSVEGLLTEGALRVLAIFDKPEPLEGPFFEETIYVTPSRLSADEQRTIARTAQEAVRALGLLHGPVHVELRVNEDGVWPLEVAPRPIGGLCSRALRFQADAAAEPIFLEELLLRHALGLPGSDWPRERAASGVMMIPVPKSGVLGKVEGEEAARATPGITELQITARLYDYIAAWPEGSSYLGFLFARGGSAADAEAALRQAHARLHFTLAPRLPVEHPAARSTATGAGQQD from the coding sequence ATGCATCAGGACGCAAACAACAAGAAGCGGTTGTTGCTCTTCACCAGCAAGCTGGGCTACCAGACGCGCAGCTTCGCCGAAGCCGCGCAAAAGCTCGGAGCGGAACTGGTCTTCGTGACCGACCGTTGCGGCCGGCTGGATGATCCCTGGGGCGACCACGCTATTCCCGTGCATTTCGAAAAGCCGGAAGCCGCCGCGGCAGCCGTACTGCAAGCGCAGCGCGGGCAGGCGCTGAACGGGGTGCTGGCGCTGGGCGACCGCCCCGCGCTGGCCGCGGCGTATGCCGCGCGGGGCCTCGGCGTGCTGCACAACCACCCCGCGTCGGTGGAAGCCTGCCGCAGCAAGCAGCGCATGCGCGAAGTTTTTCGCGAGGCGGGGATGCGCGTGCCGTGGTTCCGCGCGCTGCCGCTCACGCCGGCGCCGGAGCCCGCGCTGGCGGGTATTACGTTTCCCTGCGTGCTCAAGCCGCTCTCGCTTTCCGCCAGCACCGGCGTGATCCGCGCCAATTCGCGCGAGGAGTTTCTCACCGCGGCGGAACGCATCCGCCGCCTGCTGGAATCGCCGGAGGTGCAGGCCACCCACGAGCCGCATCTCGACCGCATACTCGTGGAAGGCTACATCCCGGGCAGGGAAGTTTCCGTCGAGGGCCTGCTGACGGAGGGCGCGTTGCGCGTCCTGGCCATTTTCGACAAGCCGGAGCCGCTGGAAGGCCCCTTCTTCGAAGAGACGATCTACGTGACGCCGTCGCGCCTGAGCGCGGACGAGCAGCGCACCATCGCGCGCACCGCGCAGGAAGCCGTGCGCGCCCTGGGGCTGCTGCACGGGCCGGTGCACGTGGAGTTGCGCGTGAATGAAGATGGGGTATGGCCGCTGGAAGTGGCGCCGCGGCCGATCGGCGGCCTGTGCTCGCGCGCTCTGCGCTTTCAGGCGGACGCCGCGGCCGAACCCATTTTCCTGGAGGAACTGCTGCTGCGCCATGCCCTGGGCTTGCCGGGAAGTGACTGGCCGCGCGAGCGCGCAGCCTCCGGGGTGATGATGATTCCGGTGCCAAAGAGCGGCGTGCTGGGGAAGGTGGAGGGAGAAGAGGCGGCGCGGGCCACCCCGGGAATTACCGAGCTGCAGATCACCGCGCGGCTGTACGACTACATCGCCGCATGGCCCGAAGGGTCGAGCTATCTGGGATTTCTCTTCGCGCGAGGCGGCAGCGCGGCCGATGCGGAAGCCGCATTGCGCCAGGCGCATGCGCGATTGCACTTCACGCTGGCGCCGCGCCTGCCGGTGGAGCACCCGGCCGCACGGTCAACAGCGACCGGGGCCGGGCAGCAGGATTAG
- a CDS encoding radical SAM protein translates to MNIVLIATYELGRQPFGLASPAAWLRERGHRVACLDLSRQAFDEEAIRAAELVAFHVPMHTAARLAIPLIEPVRRLNPGAHLCFYGLYAPMNEAHLRALGVATILGGEFEEGLTQLAKRLAQMRSGAAAGCEPQAEPVISRARQQFAVPDRSSLPPLRGYAHVVLSEDEHRIAGYTEASRGCKHLCRHCPIVPVYNGVFRVVDRDVVLADIRQQVAAGAGHITFGDPDFFNGPGHALALVEGLHREFPQLSYDVTIKVEHLLQHERHLVTLRDTGCLFVTSAVESLDDAVLEKLAKGHTRAEFLRVVEVFRRLGLALQPTFVPFTPWTTLESYLHMLQVLREQELAAHVAPIQLAIRLLIPAGSRLLELRDIQQLVTPFDAQALVHPWRHRDPRVDALCDELQQIVAASEKLKRPRHAIFERVLRAAEAAAGVRAAEAAQPVLVARAAIPYLNEPWYC, encoded by the coding sequence GTGAACATCGTCCTCATCGCCACGTATGAGCTGGGGCGGCAGCCCTTTGGCCTGGCCTCCCCGGCGGCCTGGCTGCGCGAGCGCGGCCATCGCGTCGCCTGCCTGGATCTGTCGCGGCAAGCATTTGACGAGGAGGCCATTCGCGCGGCAGAACTCGTCGCCTTCCATGTGCCCATGCATACCGCAGCGCGGCTGGCCATTCCCCTGATCGAACCGGTGCGCCGGCTGAATCCGGGGGCCCATCTCTGCTTCTACGGCCTCTACGCTCCGATGAACGAAGCGCACCTGCGCGCACTCGGCGTCGCGACGATCCTTGGCGGAGAGTTCGAGGAAGGGCTGACCCAATTAGCGAAGCGCCTTGCGCAGATGCGGAGCGGCGCGGCGGCCGGCTGCGAACCGCAAGCCGAGCCGGTAATCTCCCGGGCGCGGCAGCAATTCGCTGTGCCGGACCGCAGCAGTCTCCCGCCGCTGCGCGGCTATGCCCACGTCGTGCTCTCCGAAGACGAGCACCGCATCGCCGGCTACACCGAAGCCAGCCGCGGCTGCAAACATCTCTGCCGCCACTGCCCGATTGTCCCCGTCTACAATGGCGTTTTCCGCGTCGTGGACCGCGACGTGGTCCTGGCCGACATCCGCCAGCAGGTGGCCGCGGGCGCCGGGCACATCACCTTCGGCGATCCCGACTTTTTCAATGGCCCCGGCCACGCCCTGGCTCTGGTCGAAGGCCTGCACCGCGAGTTCCCGCAGCTCAGCTACGACGTGACCATCAAGGTCGAGCACCTGCTGCAGCACGAGCGGCATCTGGTTACGCTGCGCGATACGGGCTGCCTCTTCGTCACCAGCGCCGTCGAATCGCTCGATGACGCTGTCCTCGAAAAGCTGGCCAAGGGCCACACGCGCGCGGAGTTCCTGCGCGTGGTAGAGGTGTTTCGCCGGCTGGGCCTGGCGCTGCAGCCCACCTTTGTGCCGTTCACGCCCTGGACGACGCTGGAAAGCTATCTCCACATGTTGCAGGTCCTGCGCGAGCAGGAGCTCGCCGCGCATGTCGCCCCGATCCAGCTGGCCATCCGCCTGCTGATCCCGGCGGGCTCGCGATTGCTCGAGCTGCGGGACATCCAGCAGCTCGTCACGCCGTTCGATGCCCAGGCCCTGGTGCATCCCTGGCGGCATCGCGATCCGCGCGTGGACGCGCTGTGCGATGAGTTGCAGCAGATCGTCGCCGCGAGCGAGAAGCTGAAGCGGCCGCGCCACGCCATTTTCGAACGCGTCCTGCGCGCGGCGGAAGCTGCGGCGGGCGTGCGGGCAGCGGAGGCGGCCCAGCCGGTGCTTGTGGCCCGCGCCGCCATCCCCTATCTCAACGAGCCCTGGTACTGTTGA
- a CDS encoding acyl-CoA dehydratase activase, translated as MGIFLGLDLGSVSLKWAAAAPPEDADLLGALLAAGCGFQSIPGQSADAPELSLAVSSYRRTLGNPVQCVSESLQAIYRCVPRTRLSGIRVTGSGARLAARVAHAPVENEFKAIACSVARLYPGVRTVFEIGGESSKYLRLGGVGASSGNGGNHGDGAASAGIVDYSTSGECAAGTGSFLDQQATRLRYRVEEIGAVVGEAKRAAQIAGRCSVFAKSDMIHAQQRGYGTGEVLKGLCEAVARNFKSNIVKGKPVVPRVALIGAVSQNAGVVQALRDAFHLAPEELFVPEWYAWLGALGCALLEYEESRRPSTVWSRHTAGGDSTTAEASAPLEPLSMQRVLLLRDHPEASRTEPLPEAGRGRLPAYLGIDIGSVSTNLAVLDEDGRLLHQIYLRTAGRPIEVVNEGLHEIDGLLGARITICGVGTTGSGRELIGELVGADTVNDEITAHKTGALYVHERLVRGRALGEVREEERNATVDTIFEIGGQDSKFISIDRGVVVDFAMNEACAAGTGSFLEEQAERMGISIKEEFARLALASAAPVHLGERCTVFMERDVTAWMQRGARLEDLAAGLAYSIALNYLNRVVRNRKIGKVIYFQGGTAYNDAVAAAFSQILGQPIIVPPHNGVIGAIGMALIAQEVCRAKPRAVAVAASAGAAGAARGGPRIDSVSTFRGYDLNQAHFETREFTCKACSNYCEMKEIKVDGQKTYWGDKCSDKFRKRTRTSHKPVLEDLLALRERLLDDGHPEAENGRRPGSVRGVRIGIPRAMYFYDRFPFWRRYLEELGFAVVVSRPVERQSAELSVAEPCYPVQLAHGHVHALLHGCADYAPADYVLLPNVLDHEAPNTKVASHLCPWNQTLPFVIRAAPDFAPQAERFLAPTLYFRLGRGHVKKQLGEYFSRLGVRRWASDAAVEAAYAAQAEFSERMLEAGRAAWDTLERSGEPGVLLVGRPYNLYDRNSNCDIPRKLRDHYGVNVLPMDFLPLDAQPTDTLHPNMFWNSGRRILAAGNLARRNPRLHIIYITNFKCGPDSFIKHFLREVAQAPYLVLQFDGHGNDAGYLTRCEAYLDSKGILRCATAH; from the coding sequence ATGGGCATTTTCCTCGGACTGGATCTCGGCAGCGTCAGCCTCAAATGGGCCGCCGCCGCACCGCCGGAAGATGCAGACCTGCTCGGCGCACTGCTGGCCGCGGGGTGCGGATTCCAAAGCATCCCCGGCCAATCCGCGGACGCTCCGGAATTGTCCCTGGCCGTCTCCAGCTATCGCCGCACCCTGGGCAATCCGGTGCAGTGCGTCAGCGAATCGTTGCAGGCGATCTACCGTTGCGTGCCGCGTACGCGTCTGAGCGGCATCCGTGTGACCGGTTCGGGTGCGCGGCTGGCCGCGCGCGTGGCGCACGCTCCCGTGGAAAACGAATTCAAGGCCATCGCCTGCAGCGTGGCCCGGCTGTATCCCGGCGTGCGCACGGTGTTCGAAATTGGCGGGGAAAGCTCCAAATACCTGCGGCTGGGTGGAGTGGGTGCCTCCAGCGGCAATGGCGGCAACCACGGGGACGGCGCGGCTTCCGCGGGCATTGTGGACTATTCGACGAGCGGAGAGTGCGCTGCGGGCACGGGCTCGTTCCTCGACCAGCAGGCGACGCGGCTGCGCTACCGCGTGGAAGAGATCGGCGCAGTGGTGGGCGAAGCGAAGCGCGCGGCGCAGATTGCCGGGCGCTGCTCGGTCTTCGCGAAGTCGGACATGATCCACGCGCAGCAGCGCGGCTACGGCACCGGGGAGGTGCTGAAAGGGCTGTGCGAGGCGGTGGCGCGGAATTTCAAGAGCAACATCGTGAAAGGTAAGCCGGTGGTGCCGCGGGTAGCGCTGATCGGCGCGGTCTCGCAAAACGCCGGGGTAGTGCAGGCCCTGCGCGACGCCTTTCATCTGGCGCCGGAAGAGCTCTTCGTGCCGGAGTGGTATGCGTGGCTCGGTGCGCTCGGCTGCGCGCTGCTGGAATACGAGGAGAGCCGCAGGCCATCCACCGTGTGGAGCAGGCATACAGCAGGGGGAGACAGCACCACGGCGGAGGCCAGCGCGCCGCTCGAGCCGCTTTCCATGCAGCGCGTGCTGCTGCTGCGCGATCATCCCGAAGCTTCGCGCACCGAGCCGCTGCCGGAAGCGGGCCGCGGGCGGCTTCCCGCCTATCTGGGGATCGACATCGGCTCGGTGAGCACGAATCTCGCGGTGCTGGACGAAGACGGGCGCCTGCTGCACCAGATCTACCTGCGCACTGCAGGGCGGCCGATCGAAGTAGTGAACGAAGGGTTGCACGAGATCGACGGCCTGCTCGGCGCGCGCATCACCATCTGCGGCGTGGGCACAACGGGCTCCGGGCGGGAGCTGATCGGCGAACTGGTCGGCGCGGACACCGTGAACGATGAGATCACCGCGCACAAGACCGGCGCGCTGTACGTGCACGAGCGGCTGGTGCGCGGCCGCGCGCTGGGTGAAGTGCGCGAAGAAGAGCGCAACGCCACGGTGGACACCATCTTCGAAATCGGTGGGCAGGATTCCAAGTTCATCTCCATCGACCGCGGCGTGGTCGTGGACTTCGCGATGAACGAAGCCTGCGCCGCGGGCACCGGCTCGTTTCTGGAGGAGCAGGCCGAGCGCATGGGCATCTCCATCAAGGAGGAGTTCGCGCGGCTGGCGCTGGCTTCGGCCGCACCGGTGCACCTCGGCGAGCGCTGCACGGTGTTCATGGAGCGCGACGTCACCGCCTGGATGCAGCGCGGCGCGCGGCTGGAGGACCTGGCGGCGGGGCTGGCCTACTCCATCGCCCTGAATTATCTCAATCGCGTGGTGCGCAACCGCAAGATCGGCAAGGTGATCTATTTTCAGGGCGGGACGGCGTACAACGACGCCGTGGCCGCGGCCTTCTCGCAAATCCTCGGCCAGCCCATCATCGTGCCGCCGCACAACGGCGTGATCGGAGCCATCGGCATGGCGCTGATCGCGCAGGAGGTCTGCCGGGCAAAACCGCGCGCCGTAGCGGTTGCCGCCTCGGCCGGAGCCGCCGGTGCCGCGCGCGGGGGTCCGCGCATTGACTCCGTCTCTACTTTCCGCGGCTACGACCTGAACCAGGCCCATTTCGAAACCCGGGAGTTCACCTGCAAGGCCTGCTCCAACTATTGCGAGATGAAAGAGATCAAGGTGGACGGGCAGAAGACCTACTGGGGCGACAAGTGTTCGGACAAGTTCCGCAAACGCACGCGCACCAGCCACAAGCCGGTCCTGGAAGACTTGCTGGCCCTGCGCGAGCGCCTTCTGGACGACGGGCATCCCGAAGCAGAGAACGGCCGGCGGCCTGGTTCCGTTCGCGGAGTGCGCATCGGGATTCCCCGCGCGATGTATTTCTACGATCGCTTCCCGTTTTGGCGGCGCTACCTCGAAGAGCTGGGCTTTGCGGTGGTCGTTTCCCGGCCGGTGGAGCGGCAGAGCGCGGAGCTGAGCGTGGCCGAGCCATGTTACCCGGTGCAATTGGCGCACGGCCATGTGCACGCTCTGCTGCACGGCTGCGCGGACTATGCGCCCGCCGACTACGTTCTCCTGCCCAACGTACTGGACCACGAAGCGCCGAACACCAAGGTGGCCTCGCACCTCTGTCCGTGGAACCAAACGCTGCCCTTCGTCATCCGTGCGGCGCCGGACTTCGCGCCGCAGGCCGAACGCTTCCTCGCGCCCACGCTTTATTTCCGGCTAGGGCGCGGGCACGTCAAGAAGCAGCTCGGCGAATATTTCTCCCGGCTGGGCGTGCGGCGCTGGGCCAGCGATGCCGCCGTGGAAGCGGCCTATGCGGCGCAGGCGGAGTTCTCGGAAAGGATGCTGGAGGCGGGCCGCGCGGCCTGGGACACGCTGGAGCGCAGCGGGGAACCAGGCGTGCTGCTCGTGGGGCGGCCGTACAACCTGTACGACCGCAACAGCAATTGCGACATCCCGCGCAAGCTGCGCGATCATTACGGCGTGAACGTGTTGCCGATGGACTTCCTGCCGCTGGACGCGCAGCCTACCGACACTCTTCACCCCAACATGTTCTGGAACTCCGGGCGGCGCATCCTGGCCGCGGGGAACCTGGCGCGCCGGAATCCGCGCCTGCACATCATCTACATCACCAATTTCAAATGCGGCCCGGACTCCTTCATCAAGCATTTCCTGCGCGAAGTGGCCCAGGCGCCGTATCTGGTCCTGCAATTCGACGGGCACGGCAACGACGCCGGCTACCTGACGCGCTGCGAAGCCTATCTGGACAGCAAAGGAATCCTGCGATGCGCAACAGCCCACTGA
- a CDS encoding oxidative damage protection protein, whose product MVKCVKIGKELPGLDRVPWKGELGQRIYENVSKDAWKMWVEYSKMLMNEYRLNPLDPNSQKIMEEQMEQFFFGEGAKLPEGYVAPKAKG is encoded by the coding sequence ATGGTGAAGTGCGTGAAGATCGGCAAAGAATTGCCGGGGCTGGATCGCGTTCCCTGGAAGGGCGAACTGGGCCAGCGCATCTACGAGAACGTTTCGAAAGACGCGTGGAAGATGTGGGTAGAATATTCCAAGATGCTGATGAACGAGTACCGGCTGAATCCCCTGGACCCCAACTCCCAGAAGATCATGGAAGAACAGATGGAGCAGTTTTTCTTCGGGGAAGGCGCCAAACTGCCGGAAGGCTACGTGGCCCCCAAGGCCAAGGGCTAA
- the glk gene encoding glucokinase produces MILAGDVGGTKCNLALFAEKNDKLTPVLQRRFPSKDYAQFDKLVADFSKQAAAHCAGEPIVAAGFGVAGPVVHNCVHATNLPWVVDGSALQKTFGFEHVVLLNDLGATAHSLAHLSPEDFCILNAGTPEPGGTKALLAAGTGLGQAILFWDGARYRVAPSEGGHSDFAPRTDQQIELLRFMRQRFSHVTWELILSGRGFKTIHEFLNSGVRHPSFDDPAADPAPGITRRGLEKSCPVCVATVDLWTAIYGCEAGNLALKVLALGGVYVAGGIAAKIIEKIKDGTFLKNFCDREEKFDEMMRDIPVSVVLNEDAPLLGAAYQALAAARK; encoded by the coding sequence GTGATTCTGGCGGGCGATGTTGGCGGTACAAAGTGTAATCTCGCGCTGTTTGCGGAGAAGAACGACAAACTCACCCCCGTCTTGCAGAGGCGGTTTCCGAGCAAGGATTACGCGCAATTCGACAAGCTGGTTGCGGATTTTTCCAAGCAGGCGGCGGCGCACTGCGCCGGCGAACCCATCGTCGCGGCGGGTTTCGGGGTGGCCGGCCCGGTAGTGCACAACTGCGTTCATGCCACCAATCTGCCGTGGGTGGTGGACGGCTCCGCATTGCAGAAAACCTTCGGCTTCGAGCATGTCGTACTCCTGAACGACCTCGGCGCGACCGCGCACAGCCTCGCGCATCTTTCGCCGGAGGACTTCTGTATCCTCAACGCCGGGACCCCGGAGCCTGGAGGCACCAAGGCCCTGCTTGCGGCGGGCACCGGTCTCGGGCAGGCCATCCTTTTCTGGGATGGCGCGCGCTACCGCGTCGCCCCCAGCGAGGGAGGCCACAGCGACTTTGCGCCGCGCACCGACCAGCAGATCGAACTGCTCCGCTTCATGCGCCAGCGCTTTTCCCACGTTACCTGGGAGCTGATTCTTTCCGGGCGCGGCTTCAAGACAATTCACGAGTTTCTGAATTCGGGGGTGCGGCATCCATCCTTCGACGATCCAGCCGCCGACCCGGCGCCGGGCATCACCCGAAGGGGCCTCGAGAAGTCCTGTCCCGTTTGTGTCGCCACCGTGGATCTTTGGACCGCCATCTATGGCTGCGAAGCGGGCAATCTGGCGCTGAAGGTGCTCGCGCTCGGCGGCGTGTATGTGGCCGGCGGCATTGCCGCGAAGATCATCGAAAAAATCAAGGATGGGACGTTTTTGAAGAATTTCTGCGACCGGGAAGAGAAGTTTGACGAGATGATGCGAGATATTCCCGTTTCGGTCGTTCTCAATGAGGATGCGCCGCTGCTCGGCGCGGCCTACCAGGCCCTGGCGGCCGCCCGGAAGTAG